One genomic segment of Pandoraea thiooxydans includes these proteins:
- a CDS encoding branched-chain amino acid ABC transporter substrate-binding protein produces the protein MGLAALSWSLLGGSAFAKDVVKIAFIGPLTGGVSSVGLGGRDSADLAVRLRNANPKSKYQYQLVAFDSECKPNIGVQVATQAASDESIVAGVTNFCSAVAMASVDVYHRFHLPIMVWGAVLPDVTYGNNYKEVHRINGTMINQNDVAAKFMTGLGYRKFVIIHDTTDYGNGHDKYFSAALTKDGGKILADIGVSADQQDFTTELTKIRELKPQVVYFGGLTPVGVRIRTQMEKLGIKAQFEGTSGIKSDAYISGVGPALAEGSLSFLEGAPTDKLPGGAYFLAKYNAQKYAEPPEAYGAFAFAATNLIIDAVEKDGPNRNKVRNTLNKTANADTIIGKVTFDDHRQNIVPLITKYVVQDGKWVVWEDSQYAKGQRKLKGL, from the coding sequence ATGGGACTCGCAGCGCTCAGTTGGTCATTGCTGGGGGGGTCGGCGTTCGCGAAGGACGTCGTCAAGATCGCGTTCATTGGACCGCTGACCGGCGGTGTGTCGTCGGTCGGCCTGGGCGGCCGCGACTCCGCAGACCTCGCCGTACGCCTGCGCAATGCGAACCCAAAGTCCAAATATCAGTATCAACTGGTAGCGTTCGACAGCGAATGCAAACCGAACATTGGCGTGCAGGTCGCGACGCAGGCCGCATCGGACGAAAGCATCGTTGCCGGCGTGACGAATTTCTGTTCGGCCGTGGCGATGGCGAGCGTGGACGTGTACCACCGCTTCCACCTGCCGATCATGGTGTGGGGCGCCGTGCTTCCTGATGTCACCTACGGCAACAACTACAAGGAAGTTCACCGCATTAACGGCACCATGATCAATCAGAACGATGTTGCCGCAAAGTTCATGACGGGTCTCGGCTACAGGAAGTTCGTGATCATTCACGACACGACCGACTACGGCAATGGCCATGACAAATACTTCAGCGCCGCGCTGACCAAGGACGGCGGCAAGATTCTCGCCGACATTGGCGTATCGGCCGACCAGCAGGACTTTACGACGGAATTGACCAAAATCCGCGAGCTGAAACCCCAGGTCGTGTATTTCGGCGGGTTGACGCCGGTCGGCGTACGCATTCGCACGCAGATGGAAAAGCTCGGCATCAAGGCACAGTTCGAAGGCACCTCGGGCATCAAGTCCGACGCTTACATCAGCGGCGTCGGCCCGGCCTTGGCCGAAGGCTCGTTGTCGTTTCTCGAAGGCGCACCCACCGATAAGCTGCCGGGCGGCGCCTATTTCCTCGCCAAGTACAACGCCCAGAAATACGCCGAACCGCCGGAAGCTTATGGCGCATTTGCGTTCGCCGCGACCAACCTGATCATCGATGCCGTCGAGAAAGACGGCCCGAACCGCAACAAGGTGCGCAACACGCTGAACAAGACGGCGAACGCCGATACCATCATCGGCAAAGTCACATTCGACGATCATCGCCAGAACATCGTGCCGCTCATTACCAAGTACGTCGTGCAGGACGGCAAGTGGGTGGTCTGGGAGGACAGCCAGTACGCGAAGGGCCAACGCAAGCTGAAGG
- a CDS encoding MBL fold metallo-hydrolase, producing MPLKITRALALAAVAFGLIAGPASAAATKAPLSITVYNPGTKSIFPVSSEIVTGPRDAILIDAQFQTNDARRLVRMIRATHRHLQAIYISHSDPDYYFGLSVLSRAFPHAPILATPETVAAIRILKDRKLRYWSPIIGKNAPKTLIVPTALNGNRLMLDGRSILIEGLDGPTPARSYVYIPSLRTVAGGAVVFSGTHVWVADTQTVQARADWIATLDSILALHPLRVIPGHYLGARPDGVGAVVFTKQYLQRFDQELTKAPDAKALIGAMEAAYPGLPETDWLALGAKVVKGDMVWPQ from the coding sequence ATGCCACTGAAAATCACTCGCGCATTGGCGTTGGCCGCCGTCGCATTCGGCCTGATCGCCGGCCCCGCCAGCGCTGCCGCCACCAAGGCGCCGCTGTCGATTACCGTCTATAACCCCGGCACGAAATCGATCTTCCCGGTGTCGTCCGAGATCGTCACCGGACCACGCGATGCAATCCTGATCGACGCGCAGTTCCAGACCAACGATGCGCGCCGCCTGGTGCGTATGATTCGCGCCACGCACCGGCATCTGCAAGCGATCTACATCAGTCATAGCGATCCGGATTACTACTTCGGCCTGAGTGTTCTGAGCCGGGCCTTTCCGCATGCGCCAATCCTGGCGACACCCGAGACCGTCGCCGCGATTCGCATATTGAAAGACCGCAAACTGCGCTACTGGAGCCCGATCATTGGAAAGAACGCGCCCAAAACGCTCATCGTGCCGACCGCGCTCAACGGCAACCGGTTGATGCTCGACGGCCGGAGCATCCTGATCGAAGGGCTGGACGGCCCCACGCCGGCGCGCAGTTATGTCTATATTCCGAGCCTGCGCACGGTGGCCGGCGGCGCCGTGGTCTTCAGCGGCACGCACGTCTGGGTGGCCGATACGCAGACGGTTCAGGCTCGTGCCGACTGGATTGCTACGCTCGACTCGATCCTGGCGCTGCACCCGTTGCGAGTGATACCTGGACACTATCTCGGCGCACGTCCGGACGGTGTCGGCGCGGTTGTCTTTACCAAGCAGTATCTCCAGCGCTTTGATCAGGAACTCACCAAGGCCCCCGACGCGAAAGCATTGATCGGTGCGATGGAGGCCGCTTATCCCGGCTTGCCCGAGACCGATTGGCTTGCGCTGGGTGCGAAGGTGGTCAAGGGCGACATGGTGTGGCCGCAATAG
- a CDS encoding flavodoxin family protein yields the protein MVNVAVVYFSGYGHTARQAAAVMEGIQSVTDAHVTGIVVDSDGLIKDNAWHELQEADAIVFGCPTYMGCVPWQFKRFADASSKAWAAQGWRDKLAAGFTNSGSMNGDKHSTLSYLFTLSMQHAMLWVGTGLMSANKKASGRDDINYLGAFAGAMAQSPADASPDEAPGPGDLHTAHLFGQRIAQVASRWCAC from the coding sequence ATGGTCAACGTAGCGGTAGTCTATTTCAGTGGTTACGGGCACACGGCCCGGCAGGCAGCAGCAGTCATGGAGGGAATTCAATCGGTTACCGACGCACATGTGACCGGCATCGTCGTCGACAGCGACGGATTGATCAAGGACAACGCCTGGCACGAATTGCAGGAAGCCGATGCGATCGTCTTCGGCTGCCCGACCTACATGGGGTGCGTACCGTGGCAGTTCAAGCGCTTTGCCGATGCCAGCAGCAAGGCGTGGGCAGCGCAAGGCTGGCGCGACAAGCTCGCGGCCGGGTTCACCAACTCCGGCTCGATGAACGGCGACAAGCATTCGACGCTGAGCTACCTTTTTACGCTTTCGATGCAGCATGCAATGCTCTGGGTCGGAACGGGCCTGATGTCGGCCAACAAGAAAGCGTCCGGTCGAGACGACATCAATTACCTTGGCGCCTTCGCTGGCGCCATGGCGCAATCGCCGGCCGACGCTTCGCCGGACGAAGCTCCCGGCCCGGGCGATCTGCACACGGCGCACCTGTTCGGGCAACGCATCGCCCAGGTTGCCAGCCGGTGGTGCGCCTGCTGA
- a CDS encoding flavin reductase produces MSKRRANVTRTGARPALAGRRRAQACRHGRQRAGSRTTAIRWTHEAGARSGAMRAESVHRRRGICLRGGPQSRQSGSVILVTTHDGGQDNIMTISWTVVMDFTPVFAITTGKWNYSYVALRKRRECVTAIPSVDLLDNVMGVGAFIVDGRRPDRRKMLASKLPAGGRG; encoded by the coding sequence ATGAGCAAGAGGCGTGCCAATGTCACCAGGACGGGCGCTCGGCCTGCGTTGGCGGGGCGGCGGCGCGCTCAGGCATGCCGGCATGGCCGGCAGCGCGCGGGGTCACGCACCACTGCGATCAGGTGGACGCACGAAGCCGGTGCGCGCAGTGGCGCTATGCGTGCCGAGTCGGTGCATCGCAGACGTGGAATCTGCTTACGGGGTGGCCCCCAGAGCCGTCAATCAGGATCCGTGATTCTCGTGACCACGCACGATGGCGGGCAAGACAACATCATGACGATCTCGTGGACCGTGGTGATGGATTTCACGCCGGTGTTCGCCATCACGACCGGCAAGTGGAATTACTCCTACGTGGCGCTGCGCAAGCGTCGCGAATGCGTGACCGCGATTCCCTCCGTCGACTTGCTCGACAACGTGATGGGCGTCGGCGCCTTCATCGTCGACGGCCGCAGGCCGGACCGGCGCAAGATGTTAGCGAGCAAACTGCCTGCGGGGGGTAGGGGATAG
- a CDS encoding AraC family transcriptional regulator — protein MALPILPYVPQSASAVSIEVQRLAQDHVMRTMAPHGHMFFELIVVIAGNGRHIVDGLDHEALAGTVFVLPPGSIHDLRSFASADGWAILFQTDSVDPDSPHGLAPIDNLPVGLLFDLFRQPVLQMLRPIQLDALSLAQVTGLIGRMHDELNGRQEGYVHAARAALQLLLVTLARNAPWLGAGAPNTMQQADLVSTVFADIDRHFRGASLLSQASSRLGFSGGYLTTKLRRLTGRTYGEWVIERRMIEARRLLATTQMSVADIAQALGYAEVESFIRRFRLHHEFTPSAWRERSRTPTPRESEIRTVKT, from the coding sequence TTGGCCTTACCCATTCTTCCTTACGTGCCGCAGTCGGCGTCCGCCGTATCTATCGAGGTGCAACGCCTGGCCCAGGATCACGTCATGCGCACCATGGCGCCGCACGGCCATATGTTTTTCGAGTTGATTGTCGTCATCGCCGGGAACGGCAGGCATATCGTCGACGGCCTCGATCACGAAGCGCTTGCGGGAACGGTTTTCGTGTTGCCGCCCGGGTCGATTCATGATCTGCGCAGTTTTGCCAGCGCGGACGGATGGGCGATCCTGTTCCAGACGGATAGCGTTGATCCAGACAGCCCTCATGGTTTGGCCCCGATCGATAATCTGCCGGTCGGATTGCTGTTCGATCTGTTTCGCCAACCGGTATTGCAGATGCTGCGCCCCATACAACTCGATGCACTCAGCTTGGCGCAGGTCACCGGCCTCATCGGCCGCATGCATGACGAATTGAACGGGCGGCAAGAAGGGTATGTCCACGCCGCGCGCGCTGCGCTGCAACTGCTGCTGGTAACCCTGGCGCGCAACGCGCCATGGCTAGGTGCGGGGGCGCCAAACACTATGCAACAGGCAGATCTGGTTTCGACGGTATTTGCCGACATCGACCGCCACTTTCGCGGCGCCTCCCTGCTGAGTCAGGCATCGTCCCGACTGGGCTTCAGTGGCGGCTACTTGACGACAAAATTACGCCGCCTCACCGGACGCACCTATGGGGAATGGGTTATCGAGCGACGCATGATCGAGGCCCGGCGCCTGCTGGCCACGACGCAAATGAGCGTGGCGGATATCGCCCAAGCGCTCGGCTATGCGGAGGTCGAGTCGTTCATCAGGCGTTTTCGCCTGCACCATGAATTCACACCATCGGCCTGGCGGGAACGCTCCCGGACACCGACACCGCGCGAAAGCGAAATTCGGACAGTCAAAACATAA
- a CDS encoding ester cyclase, protein MNRKIKIAIAAGMIAVSAFGISSSFAKTNPWPPTTAGKPTPIIPGMPPALATHLANFDDLDFHVYTQQRWLDLHKSHAANIVVHYPDGHITKGIPDHIKELKFMWTFAPDNRITEHTVRFGTADGRWTAVMGYLDGTFTKPMVLADGKVIQPTGKRYHLPMATLGHWNNHGTMDEEYLFWDTATLMKQIGVSN, encoded by the coding sequence ATGAATCGAAAGATCAAGATCGCGATCGCAGCAGGCATGATCGCCGTGAGTGCGTTTGGCATTTCGTCATCGTTTGCCAAAACCAATCCCTGGCCGCCCACCACCGCAGGCAAGCCGACGCCCATCATTCCCGGCATGCCGCCCGCGCTGGCAACCCACCTCGCGAATTTCGACGACCTGGACTTTCACGTGTATACCCAGCAGCGCTGGCTGGACCTGCACAAGAGCCACGCGGCAAACATCGTTGTTCATTACCCGGATGGTCACATCACGAAAGGCATTCCCGACCACATCAAGGAACTGAAATTCATGTGGACCTTTGCCCCCGATAATCGCATTACTGAGCATACGGTGAGATTCGGTACCGCCGACGGTCGCTGGACAGCGGTCATGGGCTACCTCGACGGCACCTTCACAAAGCCCATGGTGCTCGCCGACGGCAAGGTCATACAGCCGACCGGAAAGCGCTACCACCTGCCGATGGCGACGCTGGGGCATTGGAACAACCATGGAACGATGGACGAGGAGTATTTGTTTTGGGACACCGCAACGTTGATGAAGCAGATCGGCGTCAGCAACTAA